In Deltaproteobacteria bacterium, the genomic window CGAGAGCTTGGGTTGCTCTATTACGGAGACGGCGAGGTGGCCCGAGCCACGGTTCTGCTTCAGAAGTACCTGAGTCTGGTGCCGGATGCGGCCGATCGAAACCTCATTCAACGTTATCTCGACGGCCGCGGCAGCACTGAGTGAGCAAAACGATACCTGGAGCTTCCTCGAAGGTGAAGTCGGCAGGCGTCCAGCTCGCCAGGGCCCGCGCCGCTGCCGCGTGTTCGGGTCGTCTACGCGGCCGCCTAGTGCCCTCGTGCCGGAGCGAACACTGCCAGTCCCCAGTGGTGCGCTCGTAACCGGCGCCCGCCATCTTGCTTGTCGATCGTGTAACCCAAGCGATTGCCGGCTGCTTGAAGCGGTCCTGAGCCTGTGGTAGCAGCGTCAATCTCCGGTTGATACCCGCCGGAGCACACTGATCCCCGGTAGCTCAGTCGGTAGAGCGATCGGCTGTTAACCGATTGGTCGCTGGTTCGAGTCCGGCCCGGGGAGCTGAAAAATCAAGGGGTTGGCTTCGCAAGGGGTCAGCCCCTTGCTGCTTGGTCCGTGTTTGGTCCGTATGCTTGGGGCGGGCTGTCATCCCAGAGCCGTCCGAAGGGGTGTCACTTTCGACGGCTGGGGTGTCGACGCGATACGCTGGCGGCGCGATTCGGCGGTACGCTGCAGCGCGTCCCGTTGGTCCCTGCCGTCCGTGATGTTGTAGCGCAGGAACATGCTTACGGTCTTGTGACCGCTGATGGACATGGCGACCGCCTGCGGCACCCCCGCGCGAACCATGTCTCGGACACCGGAGCGCCGGAGGTCATGGAACAGCTTGCTCCCGCTGGGAAGCCCCGCGGCTTCGAGCGCTGTGTTCCAGCGCTCGCGGATGTCGCCGATCGGCCGGCCGTTCTTGTGGAACACCAGCGGCGAGACATGCGTCTGCTTCGTTCGGCTGTCGACGTAGGCGCGTGCCTGCCAGCGTCGCTCGATCACGGCCCAGGCGTCCCCGTCGAGCGCCAGCGTCCGACCTTCGCCGTTCTTGGAGTCGTAGAGCCGCACCTCGCGGGCTGTATGGTCGACTTGCTCCCAGGTGAGAGAGGCAATCTCGCCCTTCCGCCAGCCGGTTGCGTAGGCGAAGCGCGCGGTGTCGGCGTAATCGGCCGGCAGATACCGCACGAACGCCTCGAAGTCCTCCGGCTCGAAGAATCCCTTGCGCGCGTTGTTCACCGTCGGCATCGGGAAATAGGGCACCACGTGCGGCTTGATGCGCTTTTGCTTGACGGCCAGGCGGTAGGCGGCGCGGAATTCCACCAGGTAGTTCTTGATTGTGGCTGGGGACTTCCCGGCCGTTCGCTCTTCCGCCACGAAACGCTCGATGCGGTCGGCGGACACCGCTGCGGCGCGGTCCAGGCCGAAGTGCCGCCGAATCACGGCGATCTGCGAGCGCCACGAGTCCGACTTGGCGCCCCTGTTGGTGAGGAAAGTTTCACGCGCGTCGAGTAGCTCGGCTACGGTGATGCGTTGCTCGTGCGGCGTGACGAAGTCCTCGCGCTCCTTCGCCTTCACCCACCGCTTGAGCAGCTTGCGGGCGGCGTCCTCATCGGTGCCGACGGTTTCGCGGATCTCTTTGCCGTCCTTGTAGTACGCGATGCACCACACGCCGCGGTTCGCGCGGTAGAACACGCGGCCGTCGCCGTACCCGCGCTCTATCCCGCGCTGACCGCCGACCCGGCCGGGCGAAACGGATTCAGGCGGTGCTGGCCGAAAGCCGGGAGCCGTTGGCGTCGACCGAACCCGCCTTCGACCCCAACCGCCGCCTTGCCCTGGCCGACTGCTGCGCCTCGCTGGCTGCCCTGCATGCCGACCTGGCCGCCGGCCACGAACCGGGGGCGGTGCCGTGGGCGTTTCCCGACTTGGCCGAACGGCACCGGAAGGCCGAAGATTGCCTTGACGCGCTGGCGAAGACACCGGGCGGACCGACCGAAGCCGACTGGCGAGCCGGCTTGGAAGAGCTGCGGGCGGTGTGGCTCGAAGCCCGCGGGCGGTTTGGCGCACAAGCGCGAGCGACAAGACGAACTGACAAAACTGCCAAGAGCCCGGCCGGAGGCCGACCCGATGCCGGAGCTACCCGCCGGCACCACGGTGGCCGTGGGCTTCAGTTACGGCGATGGTACACCGGGCACATGGGAGCGGAGCCGATGACCGACACCTTCCCCACGGCCGTCGCCAAGCGCCTCGATGTGGGCGCCGTCGCCTACGGCGACCGGAGCTTTCAGCAACCGCCCGGCGAGCTGACCGACGAGATCGAGCAAGAGCTGCTCGACGTGTGCGCCTGGAGCTACATCTTGTGGTGCCGGGTGCGCGCGCTGCGGGGTGCGGTGGAGCAAAGACGATGAGGCGGCTGCTAACGGTAGGTGGTGCTCGTCCGGCGTTCGACGCGCAGGATCTGGACCGCGCGAAAGTCGGTGTTGACCTCGAAGATGGTCCTATACGCGCCGACGCGACGCCGGTAGACTCGTGCTTCGAGGTGTCGAATGTCGCCCACGAATGGATCGCTGGCCATCTGCCGAATGGCCGCAGTGATCCGGGTTCCGTCAGCGGGGGGAACGCGCGCGACGGCCTTTTGGGCGGACTTCGGAACGTAGACGCGCCACAGTCGCTTCAAGCTCTTCCAGGGTGCAGTAGTCGCCGCGTGCGAACTCGGCGCGGGCTTGTGCAATGGCCTTCAAGTCTGCCGGCGTCAGCGGCTCGTTATCGAGAGGCGGTTCCTTGCGGGGCTGCTCTTGGAGCTTCGCCGAAACCTTTCGCGCCGTCTGTGCCATGTGGGCAGAGTAGCAGGACGTGCCCATGAACGCCAAGCGCAAGGGCACCAGGAACGAGCATCGCAGCCGCCGGCTGCTCGAAATCGCCGGCTACTGTGTGACCCGTGCCGCGGGTTCGTTGGGTGCCTGGGACCTTGTCGGCATCGGACCAACGGACGTGGTGTTGCTGCAAGTGAAGAGCAACCGGGCACCGTCACCGGCCGAGCGCGAAACGCTGGCCGGCTTTGCCTGTCCCTCGAACTGCAAGCGGCTGGTGCACGTCTGGCACGATCGCCAGCGCTGGCCAGAGGTGCGGGAGCTGTGAGCATGACACCGAGCTCGGGCAGTCGTGCTAACGCCGCGCCGTTGATGCGCACGAAGTCTACGCGATTTCTCATGCTGCGTCGCCCGCGTCACTTGTGCTGCGCCGCGTTTGCGCTTCGATGTACGCGCGCTCTATCCGTCGTCTGGCTAAGTCCTCTACGTCGGCAAGGCGGTACAGGCGCACGCCCGTCACGGTACGCACGCAGCGGAGCGCATTAGAGTCCGCGAGCTGTCGCGCACGCGCGGACGTTAGCGACAGCGCCCGCGCCGCCGCCGCAGTAGTGAGATGACTTGATTCTCTCCCTAACGTATTGGCAAACAACTGCGCTGAGTTTGCATGTCAAGTTGTGTAATACGCAACTTGACATGTCGCTCGCCGGTGATATGCGGTTACCCCTTGGGCGGTGCGTACATAGCAACCGAAGACCAAAGTGTGTGCCACGGGTCCCACAATCGTCACAAGAGGCAACAGCGGTACGGGGTTTTTGGCTTCGAGCGGTGGAATTACCCGTACATCCCTAGGGGACATTACCGATGCGTTAGTTTTTGGCGAAAGTACCTCGCGGCGCTACCGCGGCGAATCGGTGCGAGAAACGGCACGCGGCGCCCCCTGTGGCGCGCACAGATGCCCCAGGTGTCGGCGTTCTACGTTCGGGTAGGGTGGCGCTAAGGGGCGAAGATCGACGGGCGTCGCGTGGCGCAACCATTCACCTCATGGCGATCTTGCGCACGGTTTCGACCGCCCAAGGTCTGCCGGTGCGTGCCGGGATACGGTCGGCGCTCAGCTTGGCGGCGATGGCGGCAAAGCTCAACCGCTCACCAGCGCGCGGTTTGCGGCGTAGCCGCTGAAGCAGCGTCACCACTTCGGCTTCACCGGGTCGCGTGCCAAACGGCTTGCGCCTCTCGCGGTTTGGACCGGTGTCACGCGCGGTCATGGGGTTACCCCCGCGATGCGGACCAAATGCGGACCAGCGTCGGGCAACGTGGGAATACCTCGCGCGGGCAAAGGCTTTTGGGCGCCTCGAAAGGCACGTTCGGTTCTTAACCGATTGGTCGCTGGTTCGAGTCCAGCCCAGGGAGCCATTCTTTCTCCACCACGCGCTCGTGGCGGAGGGGCGGTCAACGGCAGCCCCGCGAGGCGACTCGCGGGGCCGCGCCTGAAACCGCCGATGTCCGCGGGCTTCCGAACCGCGACCCACTCGAGCCCATCGTGGCCGCATCCAAGTGGTGGCTGCGATCGAGGTGATCTTCCACTCGCGATAGTGCTCGGCGAGGTAGCGCAGCCCGCATTGATGTCGGGCAGCTTGGATATCGATCTCCAGTGATCTTTCGTCGGGAACAGCAGGAACGAAGGGGGAAGCAGCCGGCTTGCGTAGAGCGGACGACCAAGCCGCCGGTAGTTGGCGCTATCGGCGCTGGCGGCCGGAGCGTAAGCTTGCCGCGCTTTAGACCGATAGGCTTCCAGAACAGCTGCCACCCTTCGTCGGCCTTTGCCAAGCGCAGGCAGTCGGGGTACAGGGCCTCAGCCATGGCGACGGACGCGGAGGAGCTGGGCTTCTGGATCGCCCTGAAGCTGGTGCGCGGTGTCGGCTGCGTCGGCTATCAGGGCTTGCTGCGCGCCTTCGGATATCCCCGGGCGGTGTTCTCGGCCAGCGTGCACGCGCTCGAATGCGCCGGCGTGCGGCGCGAGGTGGCGCAGGCGGTGCGTGGTTTCGATGGTTGGCCGGCGGTGCGCGAACAGCTCGCGCGCGCCGAGCGCGCGGGCGCGCGCGTCATCACTTGGGCGGACGCTGAGTATCCCGCCAACCTCAAACAGATCCATGATCCGCCGCCGTTTCTGTTCGTCCGCGGCCGCTTGCAGGATCGCGATCGGCTGGCGGTGGCGCTGGTCGGCTCGCGCGCGGCCTCGAGTTACGGCTTGCAGCAGACGCGCGAAATGAGCGAAGGCTTGGCGCGCGCGGGGGTCACCGTGGTGAGCGGATTGGCGCGCGGCATCGACGCCGAAGCCCACGCCGCGGCGGTGCGCGTCGGCGGACGCACCATCGCGGTGTTGGGCTGCGGCGTTGACGTAGTCTATCCAAGTGAGCATCATGCGCTGTTCATGGCCATCGCAAACCACGGCGCCGTGGTGTCCGAGTTCCTCATGGGCACCAAACCCGACGCGGAGAACTTCCCCAGCCGCAACCGCATCATCTCGGGCCTGTCGCTGGGAACGGTGATCATGGAAGCGACCGAAAAGAGCGGCTCGCTGATCACTGCCCATGCCGCGCTGGAACAGGATCGCGAAGTCTTCGCCGTGCCCGGGCCGGTCAGTGCCCGCAGCCGCGGCACGCATCGGTTGATCCGTGAGGGCGCCAAATTGACCGAACGGGTGGAGGACATTCTCGAGGAAATCGCTCCGCATTTGCTGGCGCGCCGCCCCGAACCCGTTCCCACGGTGACCCTCGAAGGCCTCGAAGCGGAAGTGGCGGCAGCGCTGGGCGAGCAGACCCGCCACGTCGATGAGTTGATCACCCGCAGCGGACTGGCCGCTAACCAAGTGCTGGAGGCGTTGTTGCTGTTGGAGCTCAAAGGGCTTGTACAACAGCTTCCAGGTCAGTACTACAGCGCGCGGGGTGCGTTGCCCGCGGCGCGTGCGCCACACAAGTGAACTGATATGGCAAAGAACCTGGTGATCGTGGAGTCGCCGGCCAAGGCGAAGACGCTCAGTAAGTACCTCGGCCGCGACTACCAAGTGAAAGCCTCAGTCGGACACATCGTTGACTTGCCCAAGAGCAAACTCGGCGTCGAGATCGCCAAGGGCTTCGAGCCCGAGTACCAGATCATCCACGGCAAGGGCAAGATCGTCACCGAGCTCAAACAGGCGGCCAAAGGCAAGGACAACATCTTCCTGGCGCCCGACCCCGACCGCGAGGGTGAGGCGATCGCCTGGCATATCGCCGAGCGGATCAAGGACAAGACCAATCACGGCCGGATTCACCGCGTGCTGTTCAACGAGATCACCAAGCGTGCGGTGCAGGAGGCGATCAAGAAGCCGCAGCCGCTCGATCGCCACCTCTTCGATGCCCAGCAGACCCGGCGCATTCTGGACCGTTTGGTGGGCTACCAGATCAGCCCGCTGCTGTGGAAGAAAGTGCGCCGCGGCCTCTCCGCCGGCCGCGTGCAGAGCGTGGCGGTGCGCATCATCTGCGAGCGCGAGCGCGAGATTCAGGCTTTCGTTCCGGTCGAGTACTGGTCGATCGGCGCGCAGCTCGAAGGCGACACCCCGCCGCCGTTTGCGGCGCGCTTGCTGCGCATCGGCGATCAGCGGCTCGACCCGGAGAAGTTCCGCGTCGAGAATCAACAGCAGGCCGAGGACCTCGTCAGCCGGCTCGGGCGCGCGAGCTGGACCGTCAGCAAGGTCGAGCGCAAAGAGCGCCGGCGTTTCCCCACCCCGCCGTTCATTACCTCGCGCTTGCAGCAGGAAGCCTCGCGCAAACTCGGCTTCGCCCCCAGCCGCACCATGCGCATCGCCCAGCGCCTCTACGAAGGCATCGAACTCGGCGCCGAGGGCGCGGTCGGCCTGATTACTTACATGCGCACCGATTCCATCCGGGTCTCACCCGAGGCCGTGCAGGCCGTGCGCGCGCTCATCGGCGAGCGCTTCGGGCCGGACTACCTGCCGCCGCAGCCGAACAATTACGCCAGCAAGAAGGGCGCGCAGGACGCGCACGAGGCGATTCGCCCGACCTCGACGGCGTACCCGCCCGAGCGGCTCACCGCCTTCCTGGCCAAGGAGGAGCTGGCGCTCTACACCCTGATCTGGAACCGCTTCGTTGCCAGCCAGATGGTGCCGGCGGTATTCGATCAGACCGCCGTCGACATCGCCGCTGCCGACACCACCTTTCGCGCCAGCGGCCAGGTGATGAAGTTCGACGGCTTCATCCGCGTTTACACCGAAGGCCGTGATGACGATCCGAAGAAGGATGATGAGGACGACGACGAAGCCGAGCGCTCGCTGCCACCGCTGCGTGAAGGCGAAGTGTTGCGGCTGCACGAACTCAAGCCGGAGCAGCACTTCACCCAGCCGCCGCCGCGTTTCAGCCAAGCCACGCTGATCAAGGAGCTGGAAGAAAAGGGCATCGGCCGGCCCTCGACCTACGCCTCGATCGTAGCCA contains:
- a CDS encoding tyrosine-type recombinase/integrase; amino-acid sequence: MFYRANRGVWCIAYYKDGKEIRETVGTDEDAARKLLKRWVKAKEREDFVTPHEQRITVAELLDARETFLTNRGAKSDSWRSQIAVIRRHFGLDRAAAVSADRIERFVAEERTAGKSPATIKNYLVEFRAAYRLAVKQKRIKPHVVPYFPMPTVNNARKGFFEPEDFEAFVRYLPADYADTARFAYATGWRKGEIASLTWEQVDHTAREVRLYDSKNGEGRTLALDGDAWAVIERRWQARAYVDSRTKQTHVSPLVFHKNGRPIGDIRERWNTALEAAGLPSGSKLFHDLRRSGVRDMVRAGVPQAVAMSISGHKTVSMFLRYNITDGRDQRDALQRTAESRRQRIASTPQPSKVTPLRTALG
- the dprA gene encoding DNA-protecting protein DprA, translating into MATDAEELGFWIALKLVRGVGCVGYQGLLRAFGYPRAVFSASVHALECAGVRREVAQAVRGFDGWPAVREQLARAERAGARVITWADAEYPANLKQIHDPPPFLFVRGRLQDRDRLAVALVGSRAASSYGLQQTREMSEGLARAGVTVVSGLARGIDAEAHAAAVRVGGRTIAVLGCGVDVVYPSEHHALFMAIANHGAVVSEFLMGTKPDAENFPSRNRIISGLSLGTVIMEATEKSGSLITAHAALEQDREVFAVPGPVSARSRGTHRLIREGAKLTERVEDILEEIAPHLLARRPEPVPTVTLEGLEAEVAAALGEQTRHVDELITRSGLAANQVLEALLLLELKGLVQQLPGQYYSARGALPAARAPHK
- the topA gene encoding type I DNA topoisomerase, which codes for MAKNLVIVESPAKAKTLSKYLGRDYQVKASVGHIVDLPKSKLGVEIAKGFEPEYQIIHGKGKIVTELKQAAKGKDNIFLAPDPDREGEAIAWHIAERIKDKTNHGRIHRVLFNEITKRAVQEAIKKPQPLDRHLFDAQQTRRILDRLVGYQISPLLWKKVRRGLSAGRVQSVAVRIICEREREIQAFVPVEYWSIGAQLEGDTPPPFAARLLRIGDQRLDPEKFRVENQQQAEDLVSRLGRASWTVSKVERKERRRFPTPPFITSRLQQEASRKLGFAPSRTMRIAQRLYEGIELGAEGAVGLITYMRTDSIRVSPEAVQAVRALIGERFGPDYLPPQPNNYASKKGAQDAHEAIRPTSTAYPPERLTAFLAKEELALYTLIWNRFVASQMVPAVFDQTAVDIAAADTTFRASGQVMKFDGFIRVYTEGRDDDPKKDDEDDDEAERSLPPLREGEVLRLHELKPEQHFTQPPPRFSQATLIKELEEKGIGRPSTYASIVATILGKEYVFEDKSRRLRPSELGFLVTDLLVDAFPDILNVEFTAGMETMLDEIEDGKEQWRTALQRFYDPFQRDLEHAEERMRDVKREGQPTEFKCGTCGGQMVIKWGRSGEFLACSRYPECRYTRNFTRDGEGGLTIVEDEVTDEVCDQCGRPMKVRFGRFGKFLGCTGYPECKGVRSLVRPVPTGVNCPDCKEGEIMEKRSRNGKIFYSCNRYPKCRFATWERPIPDPCPQCNAPFIVEKTTKRAGTVRRCLSEGCRYNETVEEPAAEAV